The sequence below is a genomic window from Fluoribacter dumoffii NY 23.
ATCCTGTAGTTTATCCAGGCGATGTGTTGTCGCTGTATCCCGACTGTCTGCTAAAAAGCGTCTTGCCTGCAATAATCCAGCGGGGCCCACAAATTTATCCGGATTCCACCAGAATGAAGGACATGAACTCGTGCAACACGCACATAAAATACATTCATATAACCCATCAAGCTGTGACCGCTCTTCCGGAGATTGCAACCGCTCGCGAGCAGGAGGAACTTCATCATTTTGTAAATAAGGCTCTATCCGCTCATATTGTTGATAGAATTGCGACATATCAACAGCCAAATCACGAATTACCGGAAATCCGGGTAAAGGGCGAATCACTATTTTGTCAGTCTTCAGCTGGGAAACATGGGTAATGCACGCCAAGCCATTAGTCCCGTTAATATTCATACCGTCTGAGCCACATACCCCTTCACGACAAGAACGTCTGTAGGTTATGGAAGGATCCTGTTCTGCCTTCAAACGCTCAAGCAAGGTGAGCAGCATGGGATCGCTTTTTACCGGGATCTCTAATTCGTAATCTTTCATATAAGGCTTAGCATCCACCTCAGGATTATAGCGATATATTGATAAGGTCAATTTTCTACTATCTGCCATGTAATCTATCCTCTTTAGTAAACGCGTTCTTTCGGCGCAAAGGGCTCGACATGCTTAGGTGATGCATTAACCGGACGAAAATCAATTTTCTCACCTTCCTCAAAATAAAGCGTATGTTTAATCCAATTCTCATCATCGCGTTTTGGATAATCTTCACGACTGTGGGCACCACGGCTTTCTGTGCGAACAATAGCAGAATGTGCAGTAGCATAGGCAGTTGCCATTAAGTTATCCAGCTCCAATGCACTGACGCGTTCTGTATTGAACACTTTGCTTTTATCTGCCAATTTGGCATGGGCCAGCCGCTCACGTAAAGCCTGTAACCGCTTTAAGCCAGAGGCCATGACTTCACCTGTACGAAATACGCCAAAGTCCTCTTGCATTACACGTTGCATTTCATCATGAATTACAGCGGGGCTTTCACCTTCTGCCGAGTCATTCCATCGATTATATCGCTGTAATGATGGAGCAATATCATCATCACTAATGTAGCTCATATCAGGCAATTCATTTGACTGCCACAAGTGCTCAACATGCAACCCGGCTGCACGACCAAAAACTACCAGGTCAAGTAATGAGTTACCGCCTAAACGATTCGCTCCATGTACAGAAACACAAGCACATTCCCCTACTGCATACAAGCCATTAACAACATGTTCTACACCATTGGTTTTGGTGAGGACCTGGCCATGCATATTCGTGGGTATCCCGCCCATACTGTAATGGCACGTAGGAACTACCGGGATTGGCTCAACAATGGGATCCACTCCAGCAAATTTTATGGATAGTTCACGAATCCCCGGCAAACGTGACTTAATAAGATCAGCGCCTAAATGATCCAATTTTAACTTAACGTGATCAATACCTTTGGGATCAAAACCCTTACCGGCACGTATTTCAAGAGCCATCGAACGAGCAACCACATCTCGGGAAGCTAAATCCTTAACGCGCGGAGCATAGCGTTCCATGAACCGCTCGCCATCCTTGTTAATCAAATAACCGCCCTCACCACGGCATCCTTCAGTAACTAAAACCCCTGCTCCCGCAATGCCGGTGGGATGAAATTGCCACATTTCCATGTCTTGTAAAGGAATCCCGGCTCTAAGCGCCATACCAAAGCCGTCACCTGTATTGATGAATGCGTTGGTGGTGGACTGGTAAATACGACCTGCACCACCTGTTGCCAGAATACATACTCTTGATTGGAAAAATACTACTTCTCCAGTCTCAATGCACATGGCAGTCACACCGGATATATGGCCATGAGCGTCTTTAACGAGATCAAGGGCATACCATTCACTAAATACGTGGGTCTTTGCTTTCAGATTTTGCTGATACAGCGTATGCAATAAAGCATGCCCGGTTCGATCTGCGGCGGCGCAAGTGCGGGCAGCCTGTTCTCCACCATAATTTTTGGATTGGCCCCCAAACTGACGCTGATAGATCCTTCCATTATCCATACGAGAGAAAGGCAATCCCATGTGTTCGAGTTCATATACTGCTTCAGGACCTGTTTTACACAAATATTCGATTGAATCCTGATCACCAATATAATCGGCACCCTTCACTGTATCATACATGTGCCAGCGCCAATCATCTTCGTGCGCATTACCCAGGGCACAAGTAATTCCGCCTTGAGCTGATACTGTATGTGAACGGGTTGGAAACACTTTAGATAAAAGCGCGACTTTTAAACCTGAATTTGCCATTTGCAGTGCCGCACGCATTCCAGCCCCGCCTGCTCCAATAATTACTGCATCAAATTTGTTACGTGCAATTGCCATGCTACTGCCCCCAAAGGATCATTAAGCCCCAGATAAATTGACTCAGGAGCCATAAAAGGACTAACATTTGTACTGATAAACGCAGAACAGTACATTTCATATAATCTGTAGTCACTGTCCAAATGCCTACCCATGCATGCAATGAAAGCGCAAACAAGGCAATAAGTGACGCGATCCGAAATAAAGTATTGGAAAAAAGAGCATGCCATTGGGCAAAACCAAGTTCAGGATGCAATAATAAAAATCCAATAATAAAAAAAGAATAAGCAGCAAAATAAACTGCTGTGACCCGTTGAACCAACCAATCTTTTAAACCATTACCTGTTAAACTGGTGACATTATTTACCATATCCAGATTCCTAGAAAAATTGACAAAATAACGGCAAGAATAATGACTATAACAGCAGAACGCCGACCCGCATCAAGATGCTCACCAAATCCCATATCCATTAAAAGATGCCTAATCCCTGCAAGCAAGTGATATATCATTGCAGCTCCAAATGCCCATAGAATCATTTTATAAGCAGGCTGAGCCAACAAACCTTTCACTTGGATAAAGGTTTCTTCCGATTGTATTGATTGGCCAAAAATATATAGCATTATGGGTAACAGTAAAAATAAAACTACCCCTGAAATCCTATGCAAAATGGAAGCTATTGCCATAGGGGGATATTTTAAACTACCCAAATCCAGATTAACGGGTCTTTTTTTGTTCACTGTGAGTTTCTTCCTTAATTAGAAAAGTTATTTAAATAAAGCACAAATGCGAAGTATAGCACTCTGTTTCTATCGTGCAAGATGAACAAGATATGGAATCTGAGCAAAATTTAATTTTCATCCCGCATCCAATTGAATTCTTTCCCCGATTCGATTCTTTACGGAAGCACCATAATATAAAACTATTTATAACTTGTGACTAGCTGAATGAATTGGGTTGGTTTGTTTTTATTCAACATGACTCCTTATGGTATAATTAATTTATATTTTACTCATCAAGGTTGTAATTATGCCTATATCTAAAAATCCAAATGAGCGCCTTCTCTATTGTGTCTCGAAAGGACTTGTTAGAACAATACATACCATGGTAAGGGATGAGGATGACCGGGAAAAAATTCAGCCGGAGGCAGTTGACCAAGCGATAGAAAGCATCGTAATAGCAGCAAAATCCGGAAAATTATCAATCGAACAAATTACAAAACGGAAAGAAATTCTTAACCTTTTATGTAAGTTATGGGGAAAACCCGCTGAACCTGCTCTCAAATTTCTAGAAACAGAATTACAGAAGCACTTAAATGAAATCCTTATTACGTTAATACCCAACCAAAAGATGAATGTAAATGATTGGAACACTATTTTTGATTTTATAGAAAAAAATAAGGTGATACCAAACCAGGCTATTATAGGGTACTTTTTAAGAGCTGCCGCAGCAGACAAGTTGTGGAAGAACTTTGCCCAGCTATTGAGTTATCAACAGCCTGACTGGAGAATGGCAGGTCAATTACTCATGATGTCAGTAAAAGCAGGGCAAATGGATGCGGTCAGACAGCTTTGCAATTTATCCCAAGAAAATGTTCCTGGAGTAAGCGGCATTAAAAGAGCCGTGAAGGAAGCAAAAAAAAGTGGACACCCTGAAATTGCAAGTTACCTTTCATGTGAACTCTTGCATCAAAATAATTTGAACAAAAAACCTTTGGCACTTACAAAGGCCATTCTGCAGAATTTTGTGGATAACTCATTTCCAGGAAGTAGTTTATTTGGAACTCAAGTAAAAGAGGTGAACAAAATTCTTTCCCGCATAAAGAGTGAATTAGCGCACGGACATGGAGATAACGCGCAAATTATATTTGCTGTAATCGAGTCTTTACGTAAAGTGATGGGAAGCAACAAAGAGTTACGCGGTTGCGTAGACTATATTGCAGATCGTTATGCTAACAGCGAGGAATCTCATTCATTGAAACCCAAAGGATTAATAAAATAAAACCCTCTTAGAGGGTTTTTATTTGGGTCGTACAGAAG
It includes:
- a CDS encoding succinate dehydrogenase iron-sulfur subunit, which translates into the protein MADSRKLTLSIYRYNPEVDAKPYMKDYELEIPVKSDPMLLTLLERLKAEQDPSITYRRSCREGVCGSDGMNINGTNGLACITHVSQLKTDKIVIRPLPGFPVIRDLAVDMSQFYQQYERIEPYLQNDEVPPARERLQSPEERSQLDGLYECILCACCTSSCPSFWWNPDKFVGPAGLLQARRFLADSRDTATTHRLDKLQDPFSVFRCRTIMNCTNVCPKGLNPSKAIGEIRLQMLGQET
- the sdhA gene encoding succinate dehydrogenase flavoprotein subunit, with product MAIARNKFDAVIIGAGGAGMRAALQMANSGLKVALLSKVFPTRSHTVSAQGGITCALGNAHEDDWRWHMYDTVKGADYIGDQDSIEYLCKTGPEAVYELEHMGLPFSRMDNGRIYQRQFGGQSKNYGGEQAARTCAAADRTGHALLHTLYQQNLKAKTHVFSEWYALDLVKDAHGHISGVTAMCIETGEVVFFQSRVCILATGGAGRIYQSTTNAFINTGDGFGMALRAGIPLQDMEMWQFHPTGIAGAGVLVTEGCRGEGGYLINKDGERFMERYAPRVKDLASRDVVARSMALEIRAGKGFDPKGIDHVKLKLDHLGADLIKSRLPGIRELSIKFAGVDPIVEPIPVVPTCHYSMGGIPTNMHGQVLTKTNGVEHVVNGLYAVGECACVSVHGANRLGGNSLLDLVVFGRAAGLHVEHLWQSNELPDMSYISDDDIAPSLQRYNRWNDSAEGESPAVIHDEMQRVMQEDFGVFRTGEVMASGLKRLQALRERLAHAKLADKSKVFNTERVSALELDNLMATAYATAHSAIVRTESRGAHSREDYPKRDDENWIKHTLYFEEGEKIDFRPVNASPKHVEPFAPKERVY
- the sdhD gene encoding succinate dehydrogenase, hydrophobic membrane anchor protein; protein product: MVNNVTSLTGNGLKDWLVQRVTAVYFAAYSFFIIGFLLLHPELGFAQWHALFSNTLFRIASLIALFALSLHAWVGIWTVTTDYMKCTVLRLSVQMLVLLWLLSQFIWGLMILWGQ
- the sdhC gene encoding succinate dehydrogenase, cytochrome b556 subunit; amino-acid sequence: MNKKRPVNLDLGSLKYPPMAIASILHRISGVVLFLLLPIMLYIFGQSIQSEETFIQVKGLLAQPAYKMILWAFGAAMIYHLLAGIRHLLMDMGFGEHLDAGRRSAVIVIILAVILSIFLGIWIW